In a single window of the Arthrobacter globiformis genome:
- a CDS encoding aldehyde dehydrogenase: MTLRLDHFIGGTWSAPAGGEYFPSTNPATLELLYEAARGTEEDVRRAVAAAKEAFESPLWRDLTATKRGHLLRRLGDLIGEHAEELAELETLDNGKLLREMRGQLASLPEYLYYYAGLADKVQGSQIPTTSITMLNYTQREPLGVVGAITPWNSPLTLTASKLAPALAAGNTVVIKPSEYTSRTILRVAELASQAGLPDGVVNVVTGFGQEAGAALVSHRDLAKISFTGSTATGARIAAETASRFIGSTLELGGKSPNIVFEDADVSNAAMGVIAGIFAAAGQTCIAGSRVFAHRSVYDELVERVAERAASIIIGDPRLATTELGPLAFGAQLDKVSSYVEIGVSEGATVRTGGKRPDIELPGYFFAPTVLTDVDNTMRVVREEIFGPVAAIMPFDSEDEVVGLANDTEYGLAAGIWTQNLARAHRMARRLEAGTVWVNTYRAMSPMSPRQGFKNSGVGIEHGLESMHEYTRLKSVWINTDEGPVSDPFVLRS, encoded by the coding sequence ATGACGCTCCGACTTGACCACTTCATCGGGGGTACCTGGTCTGCTCCCGCCGGCGGGGAATACTTCCCCAGCACCAACCCGGCAACGCTCGAGCTGCTGTATGAAGCGGCACGGGGTACCGAAGAGGACGTCCGCCGCGCCGTGGCAGCAGCCAAGGAGGCGTTCGAATCCCCGTTGTGGCGCGACCTCACCGCCACCAAGCGCGGCCACCTCCTCCGCCGCCTTGGGGACCTGATCGGCGAGCACGCCGAGGAACTCGCCGAGCTGGAAACCCTGGACAACGGCAAGCTGCTGCGCGAGATGCGCGGCCAGCTGGCCTCCCTGCCCGAGTACCTCTACTACTACGCCGGGCTCGCGGACAAGGTCCAGGGAAGCCAGATCCCCACCACCTCGATCACCATGCTGAACTACACCCAGCGCGAACCCCTCGGCGTCGTCGGTGCCATCACCCCCTGGAACTCGCCCCTGACGCTGACCGCCTCCAAGCTTGCCCCGGCCCTGGCCGCGGGCAACACCGTGGTCATCAAGCCCAGCGAATACACCTCGCGGACCATCCTGCGGGTCGCCGAGCTGGCCTCCCAGGCAGGGCTCCCGGACGGTGTCGTGAACGTCGTTACCGGTTTCGGGCAGGAAGCCGGGGCAGCGCTGGTAAGCCACCGCGACCTGGCAAAGATCTCCTTCACCGGTTCCACGGCGACCGGTGCCCGCATTGCCGCGGAGACGGCGTCGCGTTTCATCGGTTCAACGCTTGAGCTTGGCGGCAAGAGCCCCAACATCGTGTTCGAGGACGCCGACGTGTCCAACGCTGCGATGGGCGTCATCGCCGGGATCTTCGCTGCAGCGGGTCAGACCTGCATCGCCGGCAGCCGCGTCTTCGCCCACCGCAGCGTCTATGACGAACTCGTCGAACGCGTCGCCGAGCGCGCGGCATCGATCATCATCGGTGACCCGCGGCTGGCCACCACCGAGCTCGGCCCCCTCGCCTTCGGCGCCCAGCTGGACAAAGTGAGCTCCTACGTGGAGATCGGTGTCAGCGAGGGCGCGACAGTCCGGACCGGAGGCAAGCGCCCCGACATCGAACTCCCCGGCTACTTCTTCGCACCCACCGTCCTGACCGACGTCGACAACACCATGCGCGTCGTACGGGAAGAGATCTTTGGGCCGGTTGCCGCGATCATGCCCTTCGACTCCGAGGACGAGGTTGTCGGTCTGGCCAACGACACCGAGTACGGGCTCGCTGCCGGTATCTGGACGCAGAACCTGGCCCGGGCCCACAGAATGGCACGCCGGCTGGAAGCAGGCACGGTGTGGGTCAACACCTACCGCGCCATGTCCCCCATGTCCCCAAGGCAGGGGTTCAAGAACTCGGGCGTGGGCATCGAGCACGGACTCGAGTCCATGCACGAATACACCCGGCTCAAGAGCGTCTGGATCAACACCGACGAAGGTCCCGTCTCCGACCCGTTCGTCCTTCGCAGCTAA
- a CDS encoding tautomerase family protein — translation MPLIEVSIARGRSPEQLRSLINELHLAAEKAVGAVSENTTVIVREVEHEHWSRGNQTIAERNAAAT, via the coding sequence ATGCCTCTTATCGAAGTGTCCATCGCCCGGGGCCGGAGCCCCGAGCAGCTCCGCTCGCTCATCAACGAGCTGCACCTGGCCGCAGAAAAGGCTGTGGGGGCTGTATCTGAAAACACCACCGTCATCGTCCGCGAAGTCGAACACGAGCACTGGTCCCGCGGCAACCAAACCATCGCCGAACGCAACGCGGCTGCCACCTAG
- a CDS encoding LLM class flavin-dependent oxidoreductase encodes MRFSLFVHMERWDDSVSYQECFENLTELTLIAEAGGFSTVWIGEHHSMEYTISPSPMPQLAYLAARTSKIRLGAGTIIAPFWNPLRVAGECALLDVISNGRMEVGLARGAYQFEFDRMMGGMSAVDGGKHLRELVPAVRALWEGDYEHNGEVWQFPTSTSIPKPVQKPNPPMWIAARDISSHEFAVANGCNVMVTPLMKGDEEVEDLARKFDTAVEKNPGVPRPDLMVLRHTHVHSADEPEGWRRPAEGINKFYRTFDAWFGNKTTPVNGFLEPSPEEKFAERPEFTPESLHKTAMIGTPAEVIERLRRYEELGVTEFSVWSDNSLTHEEKKRSLELFIEHVVPAFQEQPAAAAR; translated from the coding sequence ATGCGCTTTTCCCTCTTCGTCCACATGGAACGATGGGACGATTCCGTCTCCTACCAGGAATGCTTCGAGAACCTGACGGAACTTACCCTCATCGCGGAGGCCGGCGGCTTCAGTACCGTCTGGATCGGCGAGCACCACTCCATGGAATACACCATCTCACCGAGCCCCATGCCCCAGCTGGCCTACCTGGCGGCGCGGACCTCGAAAATTCGCCTCGGCGCGGGAACCATCATCGCGCCCTTCTGGAACCCGCTCCGGGTAGCGGGGGAGTGCGCGCTCCTGGACGTCATCAGCAACGGCCGGATGGAAGTGGGCCTGGCCCGCGGCGCCTACCAGTTCGAATTTGACCGGATGATGGGCGGAATGTCCGCGGTCGACGGCGGCAAGCACCTCCGCGAGCTCGTCCCGGCAGTCCGCGCCCTCTGGGAAGGCGACTATGAGCACAACGGGGAGGTGTGGCAGTTCCCCACCTCCACCAGCATCCCCAAGCCCGTCCAAAAGCCGAACCCGCCGATGTGGATCGCCGCCCGCGACATCTCCTCGCACGAGTTCGCCGTCGCCAATGGCTGCAACGTCATGGTCACGCCCCTGATGAAGGGCGACGAAGAGGTCGAGGACCTGGCACGGAAGTTCGACACCGCCGTGGAGAAAAACCCCGGTGTGCCCCGCCCCGACCTCATGGTCCTGCGGCACACGCACGTCCATTCCGCGGACGAGCCCGAGGGCTGGCGCCGGCCTGCCGAAGGCATCAACAAGTTCTACCGCACGTTCGACGCCTGGTTCGGCAACAAGACCACTCCGGTGAACGGTTTCCTCGAGCCCAGCCCTGAAGAGAAGTTCGCCGAAAGGCCCGAGTTCACCCCGGAGTCCCTCCACAAGACTGCCATGATCGGCACGCCCGCTGAAGTCATCGAACGCCTCCGTCGCTACGAAGAACTCGGGGTCACCGAATTCAGCGTCTGGTCCGACAACAGCCTCACCCACGAGGAAAAGAAGCGCTCACTGGAACTCTTCATCGAGCACGTCGTACCTGCTTTCCAGGAGCAGCCCGCCGCTGCGGCACGATAG
- a CDS encoding recombinase family protein, whose translation MTGIPVWSKRRPVMHGRFIAGGAAFPQEPPCPGSPYLLPCGPGRGSPLQPPHLPMAAFPRGSSPRTGSKRTFWRPPRGPLRCRGVSGAHASRPQFEALDALIDGDTLVITTLDRLGRSTQNMLAFAEELRGRGAGLPVLNLGGGDVDTATPMGSMLFTIMAALAQMEHEIKRERVTDSISKRREAGRALGARPRRVTDRQIRSAVRLVQGGQPAAQVARDFGMSRATFHRRSRALKD comes from the coding sequence ATGACTGGAATCCCTGTCTGGAGCAAACGACGTCCTGTCATGCACGGTAGGTTTATCGCTGGCGGTGCGGCTTTCCCCCAAGAGCCGCCCTGTCCGGGGAGTCCCTACCTGTTGCCGTGTGGCCCGGGCCGGGGCTCCCCGCTCCAGCCGCCCCACCTCCCGATGGCCGCCTTTCCACGCGGCAGCAGTCCACGGACCGGCAGCAAGCGGACCTTCTGGCGTCCGCCGCGAGGACCTCTACGTTGTCGGGGTGTATCGGGAGCACACGCCTCACGACCTCAGTTCGAGGCACTCGACGCGCTGATTGACGGAGACACCCTCGTTATCACGACGCTGGACCGGCTTGGGCGGTCCACCCAAAACATGCTTGCCTTCGCCGAAGAACTCCGCGGTCGAGGCGCCGGACTGCCTGTATTGAACCTCGGCGGGGGTGACGTCGACACGGCAACACCCATGGGGTCGATGCTTTTCACGATCATGGCCGCTCTCGCGCAAATGGAACACGAGATCAAACGCGAACGCGTCACTGATTCCATCAGCAAACGCAGAGAAGCCGGAAGGGCCCTGGGTGCCCGACCCCGCCGGGTGACTGACCGCCAGATTCGAAGCGCTGTCCGCTTGGTCCAAGGCGGGCAACCTGCCGCGCAGGTTGCCCGCGATTTCGGAATGTCTCGAGCGACCTTTCATAGACGGTCCCGAGCTCTCAAGGACTAA
- a CDS encoding LacI family DNA-binding transcriptional regulator, with protein MGDDVKTMAAHSGRSRLIDVAELAGVTKSVASRVLNNDATLSVRDETRLRVLESAKKLGYQPHVGARALAGSRTRALALLIPDLTNPVYSRITRGACFQARTRGYALLLAEDTAEEGVDEQFADLVASGRVDGLLIASARPEHPLLNMLPQTDIPYLFVNRSVSGSGRNIIMNLEAASACAVSHLRELGHRHLGHVSGPEVLSPGQSRRIGLMHAAREAGLPDPSVEYGDFSEKGGYEATLRLVKHHPEVTAVYTSTLNQAIGALHALRELGLNVPERISVISYDDLPLADYLQPPLTTIAMPLVELGRTAVNALCDQLNGGLPADLIIPSDPQVVTRKSTARMNPEQSLLA; from the coding sequence GTGGGGGACGATGTGAAGACCATGGCGGCGCATTCCGGACGGTCCAGGCTTATTGACGTCGCGGAGTTGGCTGGTGTGACGAAGTCCGTTGCTTCCCGGGTTTTGAATAACGACGCGACGCTGTCGGTCCGGGATGAGACTCGGCTGCGGGTCTTGGAATCGGCGAAGAAACTCGGCTACCAGCCCCACGTAGGCGCCCGTGCCCTGGCCGGGTCCCGCACCCGGGCCTTGGCACTCCTGATTCCGGACCTGACCAACCCGGTGTACTCACGGATCACCCGCGGCGCCTGTTTCCAGGCCCGCACCCGCGGCTATGCGCTGTTGCTCGCCGAAGATACTGCCGAAGAAGGCGTCGATGAACAGTTTGCCGACCTGGTCGCGTCCGGACGGGTGGACGGGCTCCTCATCGCCTCCGCCCGGCCGGAGCATCCCCTGCTGAACATGCTGCCCCAGACCGATATCCCGTACCTTTTCGTCAACCGTTCCGTGAGCGGCTCTGGACGCAACATCATCATGAACCTCGAAGCCGCCAGTGCCTGCGCTGTTTCGCATCTTCGGGAACTGGGACACCGCCATCTCGGACACGTCTCCGGACCTGAGGTGCTCAGTCCGGGCCAGAGCCGGCGGATTGGGTTGATGCACGCGGCACGGGAGGCGGGATTGCCCGATCCCTCGGTCGAATACGGTGATTTCAGTGAAAAAGGGGGCTATGAAGCAACCCTTCGGCTCGTCAAGCATCATCCGGAAGTGACAGCTGTGTACACCAGCACATTGAACCAGGCCATCGGCGCCCTCCATGCCTTGCGCGAGCTCGGACTGAACGTACCTGAACGAATTTCGGTGATCTCTTACGACGATCTGCCGCTTGCCGACTACCTCCAACCCCCGCTCACAACAATCGCGATGCCTCTGGTAGAACTCGGAAGAACAGCCGTCAATGCCCTCTGCGACCAGCTCAACGGTGGGCTTCCGGCGGATCTGATCATCCCGTCCGATCCGCAGGTTGTAACGCGAAAATCAACCGCCCGGATGAACCCGGAGCAGTCGCTTCTGGCCTGA
- a CDS encoding mandelate racemase/muconate lactonizing enzyme family protein, with protein sequence MAKIESVRTDLYRIPLAQALTDSTHGVMLDFELITVRVTDSDGAVGLGYTYTVNDGGAAVAVMIERYLTPKLQGRDADHTERIWQDLWWTLHYAGRGGHATSAISAIDIALWDLKGRRLGEPLWRLFGGFDPRVPVYAGGIDLELSTDDLLRQADRFQEQGFRAIKMKVGRPNLNEDLERVAAMRSHLGDNFPLMVDANMKWSADEAIRAARALAEYNLVWIEEPTIPDDVAGYARILRDGGQPIAGGENLHTLYEFQQAITAGALSFPEPDVSNCGGYTTFRKICSLAEAHNLPVTSHGVHDLTVQALAAAPNRTYMEAHGFGLDAYLANPMRIEDGFAIAPELPGHGVDLDFSALEAVRA encoded by the coding sequence ATGGCAAAAATCGAAAGTGTCAGGACGGATCTGTACAGAATCCCTTTGGCGCAGGCGCTGACGGACAGCACGCACGGGGTGATGCTGGACTTCGAGCTGATCACCGTGCGGGTCACCGACAGTGACGGGGCCGTCGGGCTCGGCTACACCTATACGGTCAATGACGGCGGGGCTGCGGTGGCCGTGATGATTGAGCGTTACCTGACGCCCAAGCTGCAGGGACGGGACGCGGACCACACCGAAAGGATCTGGCAGGACCTGTGGTGGACGCTGCACTACGCCGGGCGGGGCGGGCACGCGACCTCGGCGATTTCCGCGATCGACATTGCCCTCTGGGACCTGAAAGGACGCCGGCTTGGTGAGCCGCTCTGGCGGCTTTTCGGCGGGTTCGACCCCAGGGTGCCGGTCTACGCCGGCGGTATCGACCTGGAATTGAGCACCGATGACCTGCTGCGGCAGGCGGACCGGTTCCAGGAGCAAGGCTTCCGTGCGATCAAGATGAAGGTCGGCCGGCCCAACCTGAACGAGGACCTGGAACGCGTAGCCGCGATGCGCTCTCACCTGGGCGATAACTTCCCGCTGATGGTGGACGCGAACATGAAATGGAGCGCCGACGAGGCCATCCGCGCTGCTCGGGCCCTGGCGGAGTACAACCTGGTCTGGATCGAGGAGCCCACGATTCCCGATGACGTGGCCGGGTACGCCCGGATCCTGCGTGACGGCGGGCAGCCGATCGCCGGCGGCGAGAACCTGCACACCCTGTACGAATTCCAGCAGGCCATTACTGCCGGAGCGCTCTCCTTCCCGGAACCGGATGTCAGCAACTGCGGCGGTTACACCACCTTCCGGAAAATCTGCTCCCTGGCCGAGGCGCACAACCTGCCCGTCACCTCCCACGGCGTGCACGACCTGACGGTTCAGGCCTTGGCGGCCGCACCGAACCGCACCTACATGGAAGCCCACGGCTTCGGTCTGGACGCGTATCTGGCCAACCCGATGCGCATTGAGGACGGCTTCGCGATCGCCCCCGAACTGCCCGGGCACGGCGTAGACCTGGACTTCTCCGCCCTGGAAGCAGTCCGGGCGTGA